The following coding sequences lie in one Arabidopsis thaliana chromosome 3, partial sequence genomic window:
- a CDS encoding D111/G-patch domain-containing protein (D111/G-patch domain-containing protein; FUNCTIONS IN: nucleic acid binding; INVOLVED IN: biological_process unknown; LOCATED IN: intracellular; CONTAINS InterPro DOMAIN/s: D111/G-patch (InterPro:IPR000467); BEST Arabidopsis thaliana protein match is: D111/G-patch domain-containing protein (TAIR:AT5G08535.1); Has 1164 Blast hits to 1164 proteins in 167 species: Archae - 0; Bacteria - 0; Metazoa - 726; Fungi - 161; Plants - 210; Viruses - 0; Other Eukaryotes - 67 (source: NCBI BLink).) has protein sequence MQGTEYLACTRRETSVVQLRERQGWKESTDMGITKQGLVIQRRKKTEKSQATISHYSEKVSNVIGDSSESSNPSTAISSSNIGFQLLKKHGWKEGTGLGITEQGILVPLQAEPKHNKQGLGAEKPAKRKPAQPQDTAFEEVSKKSKKLSKKLVKMIEHEKRLAENEFERAFRREFWPDNV, from the coding sequence ATGCAAGGAACAGAATATCTGGCTTGTACTCGGAGAGAAACGTCCGTTGTTCAGCTCCGAGAGAGGCAAGGTTGGAAGGAAAGTACTGATATGGGAATCACCAAACAGGGACTGGTTATACAAAGGaggaagaaaacagaaaagtcCCAGGCTACAATTTCTCACTACAGTGAAAAAGTGTCCAATGTTATTGGGGATTCTTCTGAATCAAGCAATCCATCGACTGCTATCAGTTCTTCTAACATTGGTTTTCAGCTCCTAAAGAAGCATGGCTGGAAGGAAGGAACTGGTCTAGGAATCACTGAACAAGGTATATTGGTGCCTCTACAAGCAGaaccaaaacataacaaacaaGGACTAGGAGCTGAAAAACCAGCCAAGAGAAAACCGGCACAGCCTCAGGATACAGCTTTTGAAGAAGTATCAAAGAAGAGCAAGAAACTTTCTAAGAAATTAGTGAAGATGATCGAGCACGAAAAACGATTGGCGGAAAACGAATTTGAACGAGCCTTCCGCAGGGAGTTCTGGCCTGATAATGTATAA
- a CDS encoding uncharacterized protein (unknown protein; FUNCTIONS IN: molecular_function unknown; INVOLVED IN: response to karrikin; LOCATED IN: endomembrane system; EXPRESSED IN: 23 plant structures; EXPRESSED DURING: 14 growth stages; BEST Arabidopsis thaliana protein match is: unknown protein (TAIR:AT2G35850.1); Has 34 Blast hits to 34 proteins in 10 species: Archae - 0; Bacteria - 0; Metazoa - 0; Fungi - 0; Plants - 34; Viruses - 0; Other Eukaryotes - 0 (source: NCBI BLink).) — protein sequence MESSLGFMAVFAVSGSVVFLASQFHKRLLSDYMDKFEFEIRAQKKMVMKKKVRFAADVVEPSGNNKEYRRRHSSKAKSNSKMAATI from the exons atggaGAGTTCATTAGGTTTCATGGCGGTTTTCGCCGTCTCAGGAAGCGTTGTGTTCTTAGCGAGTCAATTTCACAAGCGTCTTCTCTCCGATTACATGGACAAGTTCGAATTCGAAATCC GAGCGCAGAAAAAaatggtgatgaagaagaaggtgagattCGCGGCGGATGTGGTGGAGCCGTCGGGGAATAACAAAGAGTATCGCCGGAGACATTCTTCCAAGGCTAAATCGAATTCGAAGATGGCGGCAACTATTTGA